From Ailuropoda melanoleuca isolate Jingjing chromosome 8, ASM200744v2, whole genome shotgun sequence, a single genomic window includes:
- the KDM4D gene encoding LOW QUALITY PROTEIN: lysine-specific demethylase 4D (The sequence of the model RefSeq protein was modified relative to this genomic sequence to represent the inferred CDS: inserted 2 bases in 1 codon; deleted 1 base in 1 codon): MEAMKSKANCVQNSSCTIMIFHPTEEEFNDFDKYIAYMESQGAHRAGLAKVIPPRGWKARQTYDDISDILIAAPLQQVVSGQAGVFTQYHKRKKATTVGEYRQLANSGKYQTPPHSDFEDLERKYWKTRLYDSPIYGADISGSLFDKNTKEWNLGHLGTIQDLLEHECGVVIEGVNTPYLYFGMWKTTFAWHTEDMDLYSINYLHFGEPKTWYAVPPEHGQRLERLATELFPGSARTCEAFLRHKVALISPTVLKDNGIPFSRITQEAGEFMVTFPYGYHSGFNHGFNCAEAINFATLRWINYGKVASQCSCGEARVTFSMDAFVRILQXERYELWKRGQDRAAVDHTEPVAQGSLELSSWREVRAPRRAARGLSHLPPRRAPRAARPVATGQGTGCRTPLRPASPRPLPAQSSSSDAQSGAVPARASRELGPTQPPPPNPSAPDLQPCTGRCGRGRRPREQGARGSSVQAPAKRRLLVGTGHTGQPCKAQPLPVVGGWVDQPAPPSPGLR, translated from the exons ATGGAAGCTATGAAGTCTAAGGCCAACTGTGTTCAGAACTCAAGCTGTACGATAATGATATTTCATCCAACCGAAGAAGAGTTTAATGATTTTGATAAGTATATTGCTTACATGGAATCCCAAGGTGCACACCGAGCAGGTCTCGCCAAGGTGATTCCACCCAGGGGATGGAAAGCCAGGCAGACCTATGATGACATCAGTGACATCTTAATAGCAGCTCCCCTCCAGCAGGTGGTGTCCGGGCAGGCAGGCGTCTTCACCCAGTAccac aaaaggaagaaagccacGACGGTGGGGGAGTATCGCCAACTGGCAAACAGCGGAAAGTATCAGACTCCACCACACTCGGATTTTGAGGATTTGGAGCGAAAATACTGGAAAACCCGCCTCTACGATTCTCCGATCTACGGCGCTGACATCAGCGGCTCCCTGTTTGACAAAAACACCAAAGAGTGGAACCTTGGACACCTGGGGACCATTCAGGACCTGCTGGAGCACGAGTGCGGCGTGGTCATCGAGGGCGTCAACACCCCCTACCTGTACTTCGGCATGTGGAAGACCACGTTCGCCTGGCACACGGAGGACATGGACCTTTACAGCATCAACTACCTGCACTTCGGGGAGCCCAAGACTTGGTACGCGGTGCCGCCAGAGCACGGCCAGCGCCTGGAACGCCTGGCCACGGAGCTCTTCCCGGGCAGCGCCCGCACCTGCGAGGCCTTCCTGCGGCACAAGGTGGCTCTCATCTCGCCCACCGTGCTCAAGGACAACGGGATCCCCTTCAGCCGGATCACGCAGGAGGCTGGCGAGTTCATGGTGACGTTTCCCTATGGCTACCACTCTGGCTTCAACCATGGCTTCAACTGCGCGGAAGCCATCAACTTCGCCACCCTGCGCTGGATCAATTATGGCAAAGTGGCGTCCCAGTGCAGCTGCGGGGAGGCCAGGGTCACCTTTTCCATGGACGCCTTCGTGCGCATCCTGCA CGAGCGCTATGAGCTGTGGAAGCGCGGACAGGACCGGGCGGCTGTGGACCACACGGAGCCCGTGGCGCAGGGCAGCCTGGAGCTGAGCTCCTGGAGGGAGGTGCGTGCCCCCAGGAGAGCCGCGCGGGGCCTGAGTCACCTCCCCCCGCGCCGGGCCCCGCGTGCCGCGCGGCCTGTGGCCACTGGCCAGGGCACCGGCTGCCGCACCCCTCTGCGCCCGGCCTCCCCGCGCCCCTTGCCCGCCCAGAGTTCTTCCTCTGATGCCCAGTCCGGGGCTGTGCCCGCCCGTGCCTCCCGGGAGCTTGGCCCCACCCAGCCACCGCCCCCCAATCCCTCTGCCCCAGAtctccagccctgcactgggcggTGTGGTCGTGGTCGTCGTCCTCGGGAGCAGGGTGCTCGGGGGTCTAGCGTCCAGGCCCCGGCCAAGAGGCGCCTCTTGGTGGGAACGGGGCACACGGGTCAGCCCTGCAAGGCTCAGCCCCTTCCTGTGGTTGGAGGCTGGGTGGACCAGCCCGCACCACCGAGCCCTGGGCTCAGGTAA